Part of the Caballeronia sp. SL2Y3 genome is shown below.
CGTCTGGAAGCCGGGCGTGTCGACGAAGATGTACTGCGCGTCCTCGACCGTGTTGATGCCGGTGATGCGATGGCGCGTCGTCTGCGCCTTGCGCGACGTGATGCTCACCTTCTGGCCGACGAGCGCGTTCATGAGCGTCGACTTGCCGACGTTGGGCCGGCCGACGATGGCGACCATGCCGCAGCGGAAACCGGGAGATGTGGGAGCGTTCATAGTGGTGTGCGGCGAAGGTTCGTTGAGCGCGATGTTGCGAGGGCGCGATGGCGCATGTGCGGCTGAAGGCGCGTCAGTGGCCGGCGTCGGCGGCGCGCACGACGCGGCTGGCCGGGGCGTCGTCGCTGGCGGTGCTGCGCGCGTCGTCGGTGGGCGGCGCGTTGTCGGCGCTCGCCTCCGTCGCTTGCGCCGCGTCACCCTTCACCGCCTTCTCCGGGCGATGGATGACGTGCCGCTCCGGCTTCTCGGCGGCTGCATACGACGCAGCGGACGGCTCGACGTGCGTTGCGCGAATCACGGCAAGCGGCGCGGCGGGCGTCGGCTCGGCGGACGCGCTCGCATCGGCGGAATGGTTGCGCTGACGATCGCGCTCGCGGCGCTCCGGCGAACGCAAGTCGAGCGCGGCCTGCACGCCGGTCACGCCCGGCACCACTTCCACCTGCGCGAGCTTGGCGGCGCGCGCGCCCTTGCGCTTCGGCTTCACGCCGAGCGTGGGCGCCGCGGCCATGACTTCATCCAGCGCCTTCTTGGCCGCCGCCTGTTCCGCCGCGCGGCGGCTCGCGCCGGAGCCGGACACTTTCACATCGAGCTTGGGCACCGAGCATTCGACTTCGAACTGCTGGTTATGCGCGGCGCCGTGAGTCGCGACCACGGTGTAAGTCGGCAGCGCGATCTTGTGGCCCTGCAAATATTCCTGAAGCAGCGTCTTCGCGTCCTTGCCGATGGTGCGCGGATCGATGTGATCGAGCACCGGCGTATAGAGACGCTTGATGACGGCAAACGCGGCGTCGAAGCCGCCGTCGAGGAAGATCGCGCCGAAGATTGCTTCGAGCGTGTCCGCCAGAATCGACGGACGCCGGAAGCCGCCGCTGCGCAGTTCGCCTTCGCCCAGACGCAAGCCTTCGGACACATTGAGCGCCTGCGCGATTTCGTAAAGCGATTGCTGTTTGACGAGGTTCGCCCGCACGCGCGAGAGGTCGCCTTCGTCGAGCTTGCTGAAACGTTGGAACAAAAGCGCCGCCACCACGCAATTGAGAACGGAGTCGCCGAGAAATTCGAGCCGTTCGTTGTGCGTGGCGCTGTGACTGCGGTGGGTCATCGCCTGGCGCAGCAATTCCGCATTGCGAAATTCATACTGCAGCCGGCTTTCCAACGGAGAAGATGGCATGGACAGAGTATAACGCGCCCGCGCGGGCGGCCGATTCCGCCCGGCGAGCCGGGAAAACGCGTGGCGAGACGGTCTTAGCCGCGCTTCTTCACGCCGTTTCGAAGCAGCGCCGACGCGAGCGCGACGGCACCGCGATGGATCACTCGAATGAGCCGATGCGCTTCAGGTTGCTGAAGTTCATCCAGATGAAGAACGCGCGGCCGACGATGTTGTTGTCCGGCACGAAGCCCCAGTAGCGGCTGTCGGCGCTGTTGTCGCGGTTGTCGCCCATCATGAAGTAATGGCCCGGCGGCACCTTGCACGTCACGCCTTGCGCGTTGTAGACGCAGTTGTCGCGGTACGGGAAGTCGTCAGCGCCGACGACGAACGGCGGCACTTGCGGATTGTTGAGGATGGCGTTCTTGCGGCCGTCGAGATCTTCGATGAACTGCTTCGCGTAGCCGATGCGCTCGTCGTCGAAGTAGTCCGGCTGCGGCGTTTCCGGAACCGGCTTGCCGTTAATCGTCAGCTGCTTGTTTTCGTACGCGACGGTATCGCCCGGC
Proteins encoded:
- the rnc gene encoding ribonuclease III, with translation MPSSPLESRLQYEFRNAELLRQAMTHRSHSATHNERLEFLGDSVLNCVVAALLFQRFSKLDEGDLSRVRANLVKQQSLYEIAQALNVSEGLRLGEGELRSGGFRRPSILADTLEAIFGAIFLDGGFDAAFAVIKRLYTPVLDHIDPRTIGKDAKTLLQEYLQGHKIALPTYTVVATHGAAHNQQFEVECSVPKLDVKVSGSGASRRAAEQAAAKKALDEVMAAAPTLGVKPKRKGARAAKLAQVEVVPGVTGVQAALDLRSPERRERDRQRNHSADASASAEPTPAAPLAVIRATHVEPSAASYAAAEKPERHVIHRPEKAVKGDAAQATEASADNAPPTDDARSTASDDAPASRVVRAADAGH